Within Diabrotica virgifera virgifera chromosome 7, PGI_DIABVI_V3a, the genomic segment CAAGCttttgggctgtcatccctttattgtgaccatatttttcattagaaaaataaaacgcaatatgTACTTACAAAACAATATCTTTTGAATAtgcgaaagtaccaaccaactcctttgttctaagtgctgcgctggtgacccaagtaacgctttatttctttttttttaattctgtatgTGTACAGATTTGGAAATTTACACGATTTTAATGGCTGCCGAGATCGTTCTAACAATCGGCACTCTgtaaaattatcgtcattttgatttacaaaacgtcctatgtcattcttgaagctacCGTTatactgcttttgttcaattctagtcaaGAAGACATATTTATCCtctgttttgtacatatatatgtgtttgaaactaaaaacatttgaacagaaaatatttaaatttatatattttttaaattctcggagggggccatggcccccatggccccctccctggatccgcccttgcacATAACCAAGTAGGAGAACTATAGGGCGACATATCAAgcgaaattgaaaaaaaaaaaaactagaagaagaacaagtgACCTTCAGAGAACAAACACAGCAAAGATATAATATTTGTACTGAGAActatagaaataaaaatgaatatagGGGAGAACCTAGTACTAGCATTCGTAGAAATAGATCATCAATGTAGATTATATGAATTTTTGGTTGATCCTTTATGTTATACTCCATATTGATACTAACTACATAAAATATTTGCGTTAAATATTATTATCGTTTTAGCACTTTATGCCCATTACCGGCTCTTACAAATAATCTGGAGCGAGTCTTTTTTGTCAAATTCTATCCAAGAGACACTGAACTGTTCGACCTAAATAAAATAGTAGCAGCAGCATTTTTTAATATGAACGAAGTCCGCTTGTGTGAAGATTTAGCAGTAATGGATAAATTTATTGTGGATTTTAAAGATTTTAAGATGTCTTATATCCCTAAATTCACACCAACTGATTTTAGAAAAATAGCCTTTATATTCGAAGTAAGTATAAAAATATTGACTTGGTAATTATGAGTAATATACCGTTTCCTtgttactactactactatcagTTACAGCGTTCTCCGGCGCCTTCCGACCACTAACCgacattcttctctgtttaaccatagacctggagggagttgtctttcctctagttctttttccctccctccagcttcttctcggccttcctctttttcttttcccttgtggtgtccactccaaaatctgtttagggatcctgtcatctggcattctctgtaggTACATGGCCGTAACATACTAgttgatttgtttttatatcatCAATAATTATTGAATGCGTGACTCTCATCATTTCTCGTATTTGCTCATTTgatatccgatctcttcttgatttgcctgctgctcttctccagaagtcaatttctgttactagtaacattttctctgttctttgcTTCAGTGTCCATACTTCACTGCCATATCTGATTACACTTTTAAATATGGTATTACAATGCCGTTCATCAGTGATGAACGGCATCATCATGGCTTTTCTAcgctgtatgtttctgtcttttatagcagcctCAAGTGTTCGATCTtaagttatcttcatgcccaggtacttgtattcatcacagtgtttaatttctacctcATCAAATaacttcagttttcttaatgtagAATTCGAGAccccattttttatattcttcgATTTTGGCTTCCGCGTCATATAATTCAAGTCGTCATCAtcttgagcaatcagaatttggtcatcagcaaaacagttttctttttaaatttttaaaatctgaAAACTTACAATTGCCTTGTTTAGCGTTCCTTAATAGATTGTTACTTTCTCTGTGGCTTAGTTGTAAGAGAGCCTACCTTTGGGTTCAAGAGTCGTGAGTTTGAATCTCATCAGGGgtaggaaatttttcatttattataaattaataagtgaaaatagtttctatcctttgGGGATCGGTAtttaccggagggaccgcagacgttaggatacaattagcgtccctttgtaaagacaattaagccgacttttcaaagtaacaagacatatACTCAACACACACAAAGATAATATAGCAGACGCAGATCATGACTTCACAGAAGAAAATGCGTCAGCGCTTGAATATGGGGGATGATCATGATCACCATATCGTCATTGGTAAAGAAATAAGACATATTTTTATCCAATTTTAATCTTTACTCTGTTTGTGTTACTGATAAAGTTATAAACCAACATAATAACTTTTAGTCTAAGTGTAATTATAATATTGtcctaatttttatttttatttatttaaggaGCTGTGGaacaaacaaataaaagaaattcACTTCTTTAATATGCCCAAATATGCAGAACAGATAGTTTATCTCTGTACAACGTTTTTGAACAAGGAATTACGTGAAAAGGTACATAACTGTGAACTTTTATTATTCTTATTATTACTtgctttatttattaattaattcgAGATTataaatactttaatatttataattattgcaGATATTTGTCCACAATTCTATAAAAGAAGTTTATAAAGTAATTCCAAGAGAAATTTTACCAAAAGATTATGGCGGCGATGAAAAATGTTTAGACGAACTTAATAGTAAGTATTTAGTTTATGATACAAATATAAGATATTTTGTATGAATGTgactgaaattaaaaaaaatccgtatcaaatataaataatatttgtctatggatgctatacaatgtgcaatcATTTTTCTCACTACTTATATAGATTCAAAACAAAGAAGTTCTCACTCaatgagaaaagtcggccattgcactGAGAAATAATTTCTCACTGGTTCTCCGCCGGTTTTTCATAATACAtaatgatcgccgtttccatgatAACGTGCGCAATACAAGCACAATTAttgttgtcaaacaaaatgtgttgaagcaaaacttaccaggaattacctttcaaagcTGTTAAAATATAGCTGTTAagtacaattttaaataaataaggtATAAACAAAtgccaaaattaaagaaaaaaaagagaGAAAACATAGCCAAATATACAAAATCGCTTCGATTAGAATGGATACGACATATACTGAGACGCCCACAATCAGTtatgttgagaaggataactaactggacaccactatggcccAGGTGCAGAGGAAGACCCAGATGAAGATGGCTGGATaatcagagccgtgcggtacatcttttcaatatgatgcaagtcttcgaaatgccgcccactcaatattattgaaacttaatactatttagtatttatttttattaaatgaaaatacacaaaatgaatgaaaacttttattttaaaaacaaaacatacttaaaattaaatgaaatatgtattaacattaaataacatttgtgaaaattacaattttatccttttgattttaattttggcaaactcaaATCTgctcaatcagattggtgtagtctttTTTTTTCGAGGTGGGAATCTTCTTAAGACCggctgggaaggtgtcccaggtgtgtcggattcggcCCGCCCTCTCTGTATCACgagccgcctaccgactaaacccacctcctctttctccagccgacgggtctggaaccgctcttagcgagcatatctgatgattggtgtagtctaaaggagcagctagtgaggactctattgaaatgagtgcaaatttttttaattttgtttgtcttatggagctcCGTAAATAGTAATCATTTTTAGTTTTGAACAACTTCTTTCCCCAAGTTACCGAGACagagagtgttaataaaattcttagggccggtactttctgcacgtcgcatgacaaaattcctctaaccgaggtttaatcgggacagataataccggcccttagtgatacaactatatttgggtataaagaaattagattattttggcacaaatagttcaaaacctctaaaggtttcatggaaTATGGGATCATTTGGGATTGGGATAAAGCATGCAATAATTCTAGAAAATCATTTGCCTCTATATCCGAttatttttctatgaaaaatattGAATGAAGATTTTCTAGTATTTTATCATCTTTCCCTTTtcctttttcttatatttccctcaatttaaaaatatcatataaaaatttaaaatttttattatgagtttctaaaAGCGACCATCGATCAATTAAAGAATTAaaggcaatgtctaaaatatagatgaaaaaatttactttaaataaTTGATCTTCCTCTGTTGAGAGCTGATCCACAGATCAAATTGACGCATTTTTCTCTTGCCTTAATAGTCATTTTCAGcaggaaattcggaacttatttacaagattttttgcaatttcattatcagtaattttcatttggtcatagccaaattgtcagtaaattttcattttttccatagtttctgacgacatttttacacaatctgacaaaatAGTTCCATGTTGCAACGtcttcgagactgaatttatatgaaataaaatatcatgccaaagaacTGCACGGTActtatataaatttataatttttaatattttttactaatcctcgtgctttgactttagtttctgaatCATTGTTGACGTCTTCTACTATTTCGAATAAGGCattatatatttcacaaaattgaaatcttaGAGGTTTCAATGCATCTAGTCGACTTAACCATCTAGTAGTACTCAACGGTTTTAGTGTTAGTTGTGCAACATGTTTTTTTAAGAACTTCTCAACGCTTTGTAAAACCAGAAAAAAGTGTACAGTTCTTGTATAATACACAAAAaggttgttgtttctgtagaagaagacgCTGCGTCATTTATGACTAAGGTGGCATGCACAGGTCACGTAAAACGCCctcggatatttttcaaatattctgttttgcacaccctttcttattccttTCATATTAACCCCGTTATCATAGCCTTGTCCTCTGAGCCGTTTTAAATCAAGAACTAATTTttccaaaggacatcgcacacatcttatggaaaatataatgtcactcaaattcaataaaatttataccaatagattcgttttaaattaaagatcaaatcttatcattgcgccaactctccatttttaaaaataagagcagaaattgatataaataaacctgaaatcaaatgggtaggtacataagttagagagagaaaaaatattttaaaatacccagattttcggtactccataaatcagcggattagtttcactaatccgcttaggcccagcgggatttaagctgttatgaatagcactcagagcaataatgattgtaaactaacattttatggactcaaaaaatgtgatttcgataaactttaattgcaatttgcgccgtaattaatcataattaagagttggcgcaatgataagaattgatcgttatattaaaacgaatctaatcgtataaattttattgaatttgagtgacattatattttccataagatgtgtgcgatgtcaaAATAAGTTCTGTACCTTCACCGGTTAAATATTTTCGGCTGACACTTGGtcctatatatatttttaattattgaatggctcaattatttgtattttgattttactgattatgccgcccctcttgtgatgccgcctgatgcggctgcctcaccgcatcattgCCCCGCACGGCCCTGTGGATAatgtagaagaagacataagagcaatgcatgtgaaagactggaaagttcagtgcaaggacaggaagaaatggaaaaaagtcacgagaacagcaaagacacacagcaagctataaaaTGACAGACGACTAATCCACCTCACCCAAAAATAGGATTTTAAACGCCATGGCGTTAGCTATAATCTGTAGGGATTGTGATGCTTAttgaatgtatgtatgtatacaccgttcttaggcgtcaacgcccttcggtagggatctatggaggagtatcaccaagccggaagcccttatcccttcccgtaccgctcctccataggccgatcagacgccagtttattccagaccaagccgtagactctattgagttttatattacggcgttggccttttataaatttcatgacctagctgaggctcgaaccagcgaccgcaaatcgcaaatccactaaacttgtcgatcgactgagccccagctaactggaccgtcaagaccgactgCTTATTAAATGAAtgaatataaatattaagaacattagatacctacatattataatatgtatatttattttaagtatatattttattatatagggtgtcccaaaagtagcggaacggtcgaatatttctcgaaataaacatcgtatcgaaaaactgaaaaatacgtgttcaataattttcaaaaatctttcgaatgaggtggagtggggggtaactttgaaatcttaaatggaaacccccagtttttatttcaGAACTGGATTCCTCATGTCAAAGTAAGCAGCTTTTATTGAGACAGATTTTTGAATTATaggtagatggcgctataatccgaaaaaacaatttatcgtgataccataagGTAACTAATTATAGGAAccgtctaatatctcgagaaatacacttccaaatgaaaaaccaaaaaatatgtttttaatattttcaaaaacctgtcgaataacgctaaacatgaccctccacctCACCCTCTAGAGGtgaggtgggggtaactttaaagtATTCAATAGCAACctacattttttattgcagatttggattcatcatgaaaaattaagcaacatgtATTCGAAACagtttttagaattgttgatagatgacgCTAATAAATCGTCTTTTCCCAGTTATAgagccatctatcaacaattctaaaaaatgtttcgtcgaataaatgttgcttaatttttcatgacgaatcaaaatctgcaataaaagatGGATGTTGCTGTttactattttaaagttacctctaGAGGGTGGGGTGGTGGGTGATGTTTAGTGttgttcgataggtttttgaaaaatattaaacacgtattttctggttttttatttggaactgtatttctcgagatattagacggtttatataatttacatatggtatcacgataattgttttttttttcgattatagcgtcatctatccacagctcgaaaaaatgtttcgaataaaagttgctaaattttacataaggaatccaaatctgcaatgaAAACTAGGGgtttttatttaagattttaaagttgccccccaccccacctccaagaGGTGGAGTGGGGGATCGTATTTGAtgccattggatagatttttaaaaatgattgaaaacgtgtttttcgatccaatgtttagttcgcgaaatattcgaccgttccgctccttttggaacaccttgtatattttatattaagTTAAGCATACATAATATTATAGTATGCGTAAaatcacctaaattatttaatttttgaagttCGAACTCTTGACAacaacgcatccatagaaaaagtacagtgtacaacacgtgagaaaatgaCACATTTCTCCCAGGCTTGATTTGCGGCATTCACCATGCCAACAATATtttgcgctcgtgagaaatatgtcttttttctcattTGTTGTACTTTAGTCACGCGATTCCATACAAGTTAATCactataaatttttaaataactttaaagcagttttgtttttcttgttttTTCATGAAGcatgtttttccaaaaaattatgaTATAGTCTTCTTTTTAGTTGAATATAACGATTCAACGATTTTTCAACATCTTTATGCCGTCTACGTCGCAATAATACAATTCTGGAAGCTCTGTAGAAAAGGTGTTTGTGTCGTAAATTATCTCTTTGTTCGAGCTGAACTTTTCGCTAATCAAAAATTTTGTTTGTCCATAT encodes:
- the LOC114340462 gene encoding alpha-tocopherol transfer protein-like encodes the protein MSSQPFYKTDRELVWKFFGKNEKTVNAEVDVIKRWLKTQKHLPETPSDSMIQYFLTICQFSTERTKQCLDMYYAIRTVMPEYFEQTNPTSCHMTATYDICTLCPLPALTNNLERVFFVKFYPRDTELFDLNKIVAAAFFNMNEVRLCEDLAVMDKFIVDFKDFKMSYIPKFTPTDFRKIAFIFEELWNKQIKEIHFFNMPKYAEQIVYLCTTFLNKELREKIFVHNSIKEVYKVIPREILPKDYGGDEKCLDELNKEWLQKLKEYRNRFEILENIKVNDSLRIPYGKNCDILGYYGNYMKTEID